The Caldanaerobius fijiensis DSM 17918 genome includes a region encoding these proteins:
- a CDS encoding transketolase family protein yields MSNKIATRESYGKALAELGETNKDIVVLDADLSKSTKTADFAKKFPERFFNVGISEQDLMGTAAGFATCGKIPFASSFAIFATGRAFEQIRNSIAYPRLNVKIAATHAGITVGEDGATHESVEDIAIMRAIPGMVVINPADDVETKAAIKAAAEYYGPVYIRLGRLSVPVIYEADGYKFEIGKGIVLREGSDVTIIATGIMVAAALEAHEILKSKGISAKVIDIHTIKPIDEELIIKSAWETGAIVTAEEHSIIGGLGSAVCEVVSERVPVPVRRVGIKDQFGQSGKPDELLKLYHLTPEDIVNEVIGVLKLKKRD; encoded by the coding sequence ATGAGCAATAAAATAGCGACAAGAGAATCTTACGGTAAAGCATTGGCAGAATTAGGAGAGACGAATAAAGATATAGTTGTTCTTGACGCCGATTTATCAAAATCCACCAAAACAGCAGATTTTGCAAAAAAATTTCCCGAGAGATTTTTCAATGTAGGCATATCAGAACAGGATCTCATGGGAACGGCGGCGGGTTTTGCTACGTGCGGGAAAATACCTTTTGCCAGTTCCTTTGCGATATTTGCCACAGGCAGGGCGTTTGAACAGATCAGGAATTCTATAGCTTATCCAAGGCTAAATGTAAAGATTGCAGCGACTCATGCGGGGATTACAGTAGGAGAAGACGGAGCGACTCACGAATCGGTAGAGGATATTGCTATAATGAGGGCGATACCTGGTATGGTCGTTATAAACCCGGCAGACGATGTAGAGACGAAAGCTGCGATAAAAGCGGCAGCAGAATACTATGGGCCTGTTTATATCCGATTAGGTAGATTGAGCGTACCTGTAATATACGAGGCTGATGGCTACAAATTCGAGATAGGGAAAGGCATCGTATTGAGAGAGGGAAGTGATGTAACCATAATAGCCACAGGGATAATGGTAGCGGCGGCGTTAGAGGCCCATGAAATATTAAAAAGCAAGGGGATAAGCGCAAAGGTCATCGATATACACACCATAAAACCTATTGATGAAGAGCTGATAATCAAATCGGCGTGGGAGACAGGAGCCATAGTGACGGCAGAGGAGCATAGTATAATAGGAGGATTGGGTTCGGCTGTTTGTGAGGTGGTCAGTGAAAGGGTTCCTGTTCCTGTAAGGCGCGTAGGAATAAAGGATCAGTTTGGACAGTCAGGTAAACCCGATGAGCTGTTGAAGCTATATCATCTTACTCCTGAGGATATTGTAAATGAGGTAATAGGGGTATTAAAATTAAAAAAGCGTGATTGA
- a CDS encoding rubrerythrin family protein, with protein MREMTKANLANAFAGESQAHMRYLIFSDKAEKEGKANIARLFKAIAYAEQVHATNHFKTLGELSDTKDNLEKAISGENFEVNEMYPAYDAVANLQSEKQAVKSIHYAIEAEKIHEKLYSEAREAAVKDQDINIGKVYVCPVCGYTVVGEAPDTCPICGTKKEMFKEF; from the coding sequence ATGAGAGAGATGACAAAAGCAAATTTAGCTAATGCATTTGCAGGTGAAAGTCAGGCGCATATGAGATATTTAATTTTTTCTGATAAGGCCGAAAAAGAGGGTAAGGCTAATATTGCCAGATTGTTTAAAGCAATAGCTTATGCCGAACAGGTACACGCGACCAATCATTTTAAGACATTAGGTGAGTTGAGTGACACGAAGGACAATCTGGAAAAAGCTATCTCTGGAGAAAACTTTGAAGTAAATGAGATGTATCCAGCCTATGATGCAGTAGCAAATCTTCAGAGTGAAAAACAGGCTGTGAAGAGCATTCATTACGCTATAGAAGCGGAGAAAATTCACGAAAAGTTGTATTCAGAGGCCAGAGAAGCGGCAGTAAAGGATCAAGACATTAATATAGGCAAGGTCTATGTATGCCCGGTATGCGGATACACAGTGGTTGGTGAGGCACCGGATACATGCCCTATATGCGGCACTAAAAAGGAAATGTTCAAGGAGTTTTAA
- a CDS encoding desulfoferrodoxin — protein MEIGQIYKCDKCGNIVEVLHVGGGDLICCGEPMVLLQEKSGDTGKEKHMPVIERDGDIVTVKVGSVLHPMEEKHYIEFIELYADGKIYRKDLKPGDLPQAQFEVKDAVDVRARSYCNLHGLWRS, from the coding sequence GTGGAAATAGGTCAGATATACAAATGCGATAAATGCGGTAATATCGTTGAAGTCCTGCATGTTGGTGGCGGAGATTTGATTTGTTGTGGTGAGCCGATGGTGTTGCTTCAGGAGAAATCAGGTGATACGGGTAAGGAAAAGCATATGCCTGTTATTGAGAGGGATGGCGATATAGTAACTGTAAAAGTAGGCAGCGTACTACATCCGATGGAGGAAAAACATTATATAGAGTTTATTGAACTTTATGCGGATGGGAAAATATATAGAAAAGATCTCAAGCCAGGAGATTTGCCTCAGGCACAATTTGAAGTAAAGGATGCTGTTGATGTAAGAGCAAGGTCATATTGTAACCTTCATGGTTTGTGGCGTTCATAA
- a CDS encoding carbohydrate ABC transporter permease, whose translation MLSKFEKREQRLFYIFIAPWIIGFIVFTLYPLLSSLYLSFTQYDIVNAPKYVGLQNFKDLFHDELFYRSIKATLYYTLVSVPVGLILSICVALLVNQKVPGQRFFRTAIYLPTVVGGVAMSLLWLWILNPDLGILNYLLQKFFHIKGPQWLLDEKWAIPSLILMSLWGVGQGMVIFLASLQGVPKSLYEAALLDGANSWQRFWNVTFPMISPVVLFQLITGIIGSFQVFTQAFVMTQGGPHYATLFYVYYLYQNAFSNFKVGYASAMAWLLLVSVAILTYIIMKFSNSFVYYEGGKN comes from the coding sequence ATGCTTTCAAAATTTGAAAAACGGGAACAAAGGTTATTTTACATTTTTATTGCTCCCTGGATTATAGGTTTTATAGTGTTTACACTGTATCCTTTACTCTCATCGCTTTACCTGAGCTTTACGCAATACGATATTGTAAACGCTCCGAAATATGTGGGCCTTCAGAATTTTAAAGATTTGTTTCATGACGAGCTTTTTTATAGATCTATTAAGGCAACGTTGTATTACACATTGGTAAGCGTTCCTGTAGGACTGATACTGTCGATATGTGTAGCACTTTTGGTCAACCAAAAGGTTCCGGGCCAGAGATTTTTCAGGACGGCAATATATCTCCCAACAGTTGTTGGCGGTGTTGCAATGTCGTTGCTCTGGTTGTGGATATTGAATCCTGATTTAGGTATATTAAATTATTTGTTGCAGAAGTTTTTCCATATAAAAGGACCTCAGTGGCTGTTGGATGAAAAATGGGCTATACCTTCATTGATACTTATGAGCTTATGGGGTGTAGGTCAGGGAATGGTTATTTTCCTAGCGTCACTTCAGGGGGTACCGAAATCGCTTTACGAAGCCGCTTTACTAGATGGAGCTAACAGCTGGCAGAGGTTCTGGAACGTTACGTTTCCGATGATTTCGCCTGTTGTATTGTTCCAGCTTATAACCGGCATTATAGGTTCGTTTCAGGTATTTACCCAGGCGTTTGTTATGACACAGGGTGGACCACATTATGCGACATTGTTCTACGTATATTACCTCTATCAGAATGCATTTAGCAATTTTAAAGTCGGTTATGCATCGGCTATGGCCTGGTTATTATTGGTATCGGTTGCTATATTGACTTACATTATTATGAAATTTTCAAACAGTTTTGTTTACTACGAAGGAGGGAAAAACTGA
- a CDS encoding carbohydrate ABC transporter permease yields MINHALDRPVHPVKRKKRIDIGAIIAFIVLVLFSILMLLPVFFMVSTALKSDSEMLVFPPTWIPHPFVWSNFTRLFSELAFGTYFKNSIIYAVFAVLGELISSSLVAYGFARFRAKGKNILFMILLSTMMLPYPAVMIPQFLLFKKLGWVDTLLPLIVPTYFGSAYLIFLLRQFFTTLPEELFEAARLDGCSEFRMFWQIALPLSGAALATAAIFSFVYHWNNLLAPVIYLSSESSYTLPIGMASMRSLYRIVPWNLLMVASIYAVLPIVLLFFFFQRYFVEGIVLTGSKG; encoded by the coding sequence ATGATTAATCACGCATTGGATAGACCCGTTCATCCTGTTAAGAGGAAAAAGCGGATTGATATTGGTGCGATCATTGCTTTTATAGTATTAGTATTGTTTTCAATACTGATGTTGCTACCGGTTTTCTTCATGGTATCGACAGCTTTAAAGAGCGATTCAGAAATGCTGGTTTTCCCTCCTACGTGGATACCGCATCCTTTTGTGTGGAGTAACTTTACGAGGCTTTTTAGCGAGCTGGCTTTTGGAACGTACTTTAAAAATAGCATAATATACGCTGTATTTGCGGTACTGGGTGAATTGATTTCGTCGTCTCTGGTTGCTTATGGGTTTGCCAGGTTTAGGGCAAAGGGGAAAAACATTTTGTTTATGATATTATTATCAACAATGATGCTTCCATATCCGGCTGTTATGATCCCTCAGTTCTTGCTATTTAAGAAGCTGGGGTGGGTAGATACGCTACTTCCTTTAATTGTTCCAACCTATTTTGGATCAGCGTACTTGATATTCTTATTAAGACAGTTTTTCACCACATTGCCTGAAGAGCTATTTGAAGCAGCCAGACTGGATGGGTGCAGCGAATTCAGGATGTTCTGGCAGATAGCTTTACCGCTATCAGGCGCAGCATTGGCTACAGCGGCTATATTCTCCTTTGTGTACCACTGGAATAACCTGCTGGCACCGGTTATATACCTAAGCTCTGAGTCATCTTATACGCTGCCTATAGGGATGGCCAGCATGAGATCGCTTTATAGGATTGTACCGTGGAATTTGTTGATGGTAGCATCCATTTATGCAGTGTTGCCTATAGTACTTTTGTTCTTCTTCTTCCAGAGGTACTTTGTCGAAGGCATTGTTTTAACAGGGTCAAAAGGTTGA